The genomic stretch CCGCAGCGCCTGATCTTCGGGCGCGGCCTCATTCCCGGAAATCCGGCCCGCGATGGAGCGAGCTTGGACCTGAGCGCGAATGATCGCCTCTGGACGGCGGCCATGACACCCGAACTGGCGGCCTCCCTGACCGGCCGGCCGACCGCCCCGCCACTTGATCCGGCGGCCGAAGCCGCGATGCTGCGGCTCTGGGATGACCGGATCGGCTCGCGCTATGGCGAGACGCTTTGACTCAATCCAGCACCGCCACCGCCTCGATCTCCAGGAGGAAATTCGGGCGTGGCAGGGAATAGACGATGGCCGTGGTGCGTGCCGGATATTTCCCGTCGGGGAAGTGCGCCGCGTAGATGCGGTTCATCTCCTCGAAATCCTCGCGCCGCGTCAGCAGCACATTCACCTTGGCCACACGGTCCCAGCCGGCACCCACGCTTTCCAGGATGCCGGTGATGGTGGCCATGGTCTGCTTCATCTGGGCCGGAAAATCGCCGATGGCGAGCTTGCCCTGCTCGTCATAGGCGGGGATGCCCGAGATGAAGAGCAGGTTGCCCACCTTCACCGCGGGTGAGAGCGGGGCCGCCACCTTGAACTGGCCCTCGACGAAAACATGCTCCAGCGGCGTTGTCATGTGCGTTTCCTTTGCGATCCGTTACCTGCCGCGAGGCGGCTGCGCCGCCCGGCCACCGGATGATCACTCCACCCGGATATTGTTGGCGCGGATGACCTGCGCATAGGTCTCTGTGTAGCGCCGAATCTCGATGCCGAATTCCGCACCGGGCTTGGCAAGGACGGTGAAGCCCAGCTCCTCCAGCCTGCCCTTCACTTCGGGGCGGTTGAGGGCGGTGAGCCAGGCTGTTTCAAGCCGGGCGCGGGCCGCGGCGGGGACATCCGCACGGGTGATCAGGCCGAACCAGCTATCCGAGAGCACCAGCGGGAAGCCCAGCTCCGCCATGGTCGGCACATCGGGCAATTCTTTCACCCGCCGCTCGGCCGAGATGGCGATGGGCCGCATCTGGCCGGCCTGCGAGGGCTGGATGATATCGGGCAGGTTGGCGAACATGAATTGCAGGCGCCCGCCGATCAGGTCGGTATAGGCCTGCGGGGCGCCATTA from Sediminicoccus sp. KRV36 encodes the following:
- a CDS encoding RidA family protein, which produces MTTPLEHVFVEGQFKVAAPLSPAVKVGNLLFISGIPAYDEQGKLAIGDFPAQMKQTMATITGILESVGAGWDRVAKVNVLLTRREDFEEMNRIYAAHFPDGKYPARTTAIVYSLPRPNFLLEIEAVAVLD